The DNA sequence CATCCACGGCCGAAGCTCCGCTCCGTCGCGCAGCCCGTCGTCCTCGAAGGGCACGTCCGCGTGGTCGGTGAGCAGGTACAGGTCCCGCCGCGTCCCGGCGGCGATCCGCTCGACCTCCGCACTGCGCGCGCCGGTGTACCGCTCGTGCCAGATCCCGGTGGCGAAGGAGTCCGTGTCGCAGAAGAGCACCGGTGATCCCAGCCGGGCCGCCCGCTCCTCGTCCGCGTCCTGCCGCCGCGCGATCACCGGGAACTCCGCCGGGGCGAAGCTCACGTCGGCCCAGGTCGCCGCCGGGTCCGCCGCGCGCGCCGCCGCCAGCCGCTCCTCGCTGTACCGCCGGCCGTACTCGGCGACCCAGCCCGTCTTCGCCCACACCCCGCCGCGCCCCCGCCAGTGCTCGGCCAGGGCCCGCGACAGCGTGGTCGTGCCGGTGGACTCGGCGCCGAGTACGACGATCCGCCGGGTCAGCGCCGCCCGTACGGCGGGCCCCAGGAACTCCCAGTTCCCGACCGGGTCGGCCCGTACGGCCGTACCGGACACCGGGAAGAGGGTGCGGTCCGGGTCCACGCAGACCTCCTCGGCGCCGAACCGCCGCGCGAGCTCGGTCCCGTAGGCCTCGGAGGTGAAGACGGCGTCGACCGGGCGGCGCACCGCGCGCCGGAAGATCGCCATGTGCGCCTCCCAGACGGCCGGGTCGTGGAGGTCGACCGGGATGTCGTCGACCGCGCCGACCACCTCGGCCCCCGGGTGCGCCTCGCGCATCCAGGCGACCCGGTCGGCGAGCGGTACGGACTCCACGGAGGCCGCGCAGACCAGTACGGTCAGCCGCTCGCACTGGTCCTGCGCGGTGCGCACCAGGTGGTGGTGGCCGGCGTGCGGCGGATAGAACTTGCCGAGGACCAGGCCGTGGCCGTGGCGCTTCACGCCGTCACCTGCCGTACCGCGCGGGCGCCTTCCGCCGGGAGCGCCCGGCGCCAGCCGAGGAGTCCGGCCACGCACAGGGCGAGGAAGCCGACGTAGAGCACGGAGGTCAGGTACAAGCCCTTGTAGGCGTACAGCGGGATGTACACGAGGTCGGCGGCGATCCACAGCCACCAGGACTCGAGGAGCTTGCGGCACTGCCCGTACGTGGCCGCGAGCGAGAGCCCGGTCGTGGCCGCGTCCCAGAACGGGACGGTGGAGTCGGTGGCCCGGCTCAGCAGCAGGGTCAGGCCGAGCACCCCCACCGCCCCCGCCGCGGCCAGCACGGTCCACTCGGCGGCCGTGGTGCGGCGCACCGGCAGGGCCGTGGTGGTGCCCGGGCCACCCCCGTGGGTCCAGGACCACCAGCCGTAGGCGGCGAGGGCGATGAAGACGATCTGCAGCCCGGCGTCGGCGTAGAGGCCGGCCTGGGCGAAGAGCACGATGAAGAAGACGTTGTTGGCGATGCCGATCGGCCAGTTGGCGATGTGCTGCCGGGCGACCAGCCAGACGCACACGGCCCCCGTGACGAACCCGAGGATCTCGGTCCAGCTCGTCTGCCATCCCATGACGCCCCCTCCCTTTATAGTCAAGTTGACTATAAACAGGGTCCGGGGTCCGGCACAACCAAAAAACCCGCGGCGCCCGAGGGCACCGCGGGTTCTGGAGGCCTTCAGGAGGCCGGGGTCCTACAGACCGACCTCGCGCATGAGCATGCCGACCTCGGTGTTGGTCAGGCGGCGCAGCCAGCCGGACTTCTGGTCGCCGAGCTCGATCGGGCCGAAGGAGGTCCGCACGAGCTTCTCGACCGGGAAGCCGGCCTCGGCCAGCATGCGGCGGACGATGTGCTTGCGGCCCTCGTGGAGGGTCACCTCGACCAGGTAGTTCTTGCCGAGCTGGTCGACGACGCGGAAGTGGTCGGCGCGGGCGTAGCCGTCCTCCAGCTCGATGCCGTCCTTGAGGCGCTTGCCGATGTCGCGCGGCAGCGGACCGGTGATCGCGGCGACGTAGGTCTTCTTCACGCCGTACTTCGGGTGCGTGAGGCGGTGGGCCAGCTCACCGTGGTTGGTGAGCAGGATGATGCCCTCGGTCTCGGTGTCGAGCCGGCCGACGTGGAAGAGACGCGTCTCACGGTTGGTGACGTAGTCGCCGAGGCACTGGCGGCCGTCCGGGTCCTCCATCGTGGAGACGACGCCGGCCGGCTTGTTCAGCGCGAAGAACAGGTGCGACTGGGTGGCGACGGTCAGGCCGTCCACCTTGATCTCGTCCGAGGGCTTCACGCGCTTGCCCTGCTCCAGGACGATCTCGCCGTTGACCTCGACGCGCGCCTGCTCGATGAGCTCCTCGCACGCACGGCGCGAACCCATGCCGGCACGGGCGAGCACCTTCTGCAGACGCTCACCCTCCTCCTCGGCGCCCGGGAAGGTCTTCGGGGTCTTGATCACGGGCTTGTCGGCGTACC is a window from the Streptomyces sp. NBC_01244 genome containing:
- a CDS encoding AAA family ATPase, producing the protein MKRHGHGLVLGKFYPPHAGHHHLVRTAQDQCERLTVLVCAASVESVPLADRVAWMREAHPGAEVVGAVDDIPVDLHDPAVWEAHMAIFRRAVRRPVDAVFTSEAYGTELARRFGAEEVCVDPDRTLFPVSGTAVRADPVGNWEFLGPAVRAALTRRIVVLGAESTGTTTLSRALAEHWRGRGGVWAKTGWVAEYGRRYSEERLAAARAADPAATWADVSFAPAEFPVIARRQDADEERAARLGSPVLFCDTDSFATGIWHERYTGARSAEVERIAAGTRRDLYLLTDHADVPFEDDGLRDGAELRPWMTGRFLEELERTGKRFLVVRGDREERLAAAVAAVDGLLAEGWQFADPLPERVAERAGERSR
- the pnuC gene encoding nicotinamide riboside transporter PnuC, with product MGWQTSWTEILGFVTGAVCVWLVARQHIANWPIGIANNVFFIVLFAQAGLYADAGLQIVFIALAAYGWWSWTHGGGPGTTTALPVRRTTAAEWTVLAAAGAVGVLGLTLLLSRATDSTVPFWDAATTGLSLAATYGQCRKLLESWWLWIAADLVYIPLYAYKGLYLTSVLYVGFLALCVAGLLGWRRALPAEGARAVRQVTA